Proteins from one Camelina sativa cultivar DH55 chromosome 8, Cs, whole genome shotgun sequence genomic window:
- the LOC104707424 gene encoding protein SGT1 homolog B — MAKELADKATEAFLDDDFDVAVDLYSKAIDLDPNCAAFFADRAQAYIKLDSFTEAVGDANKAIALEPTLAKAYLRKGTACMKLEEYSTAKAALEKGASVAPNDSKFKKMIDECDLRIAEEEKELVQPVPPSLASSSSTPLATEADAPPVPTPAAPAKPMFRHEFYQKPEEAVVTIFAKGIPKEKVTVEFGEQILSVVIDVAGEEAYHLQPRLFGKIIPEKCRYEVLSTKVEIRLAKAEIITWASLEYGKGQGVLPKPNVSSAVAQRPVYPSSKPAKDWDKLEAEVKKQEKDEKLDGDAAMNKFFSDIYSSADEDMRRAMNKSFAESNGTVLSTNWKEVGTKKVESTPPDGMELKKWEY, encoded by the exons ATGGCGAAGGAATTGGCTGATAAAGCTACAGAAGCTTTTCTAGATGATGACTTCGATGTTGCTGTTGACTTATACTCCAAAGCCATTGACTTGGATCCCAATTGCGCCGCCTTCTTCGCCGATCGTGCTCAGGCCTACATCAAACTCGATAGCTTCACTG AAGCTGTTGGAGATGCGAACAAAGCCATTGCGTTGGAACCTACGTTGGCAAAAGCCTACCTCAGGAAGGG AACTGCTTGTATGAAGCTTGAGGAGTACAGTACTGCTAAAGCAGCCCTGGAAAAGGGTGCTTCTGTTGCACCTAATGACTCAAAGTTTaagaagatgattgatgaaTGCGATCTTCGCATTGCAG aagaagagaaagaattgGTTCAACCAGTGCCACCGAGTTTGGCTTCAAGCTCGTCAACACCACTAGCAACAGAAGCTGATGCTCCTCCTGTTCCAACTCCTGCAGCACCTGCCAAACCCATGTTCAG ACATGAGTTTTACCAGAAGCCAGAGGAAGCGGTTGTGACAATTTTTGCTAAAGGAATACCAAAGGAGAAAGTAACTGTCGAGTTTGGTGAGCAGATT CTGAGTGTTGTAATTGATGTTGCTGGAGAGGAAGCTTATCATCTTCAGCCGAGATTGTTCGGGAAG ATCATACCAGAGAAGTGCAGATACGAAGTGTTGTCAACCAAAGTTGAGATCCGTCTTGCAAAAGCAGAGATAATCACGTGGGCTTCCCTTGAATATGGCAAAGGGCAAGGTGTTCTGCCCAAACCCAATGTCTCATCAG CAGTGGCGCAGAGACCAGTGTACCCATCTTCTAAGCCAGCAAAAGACTGGGACAAGCTGGAAGCTGAAGTGAAGAAACAG GAGAAGGATGAGAAGCTTGATGGAGATGCAGCTATGAACAAATTTTTCAGCGACATATACTCAAGTGCGGATGAGGACATGAGGCGAGCCATGAACAAATCATTT GCTGAGTCGAACGGGACCGTACTGTCGACAAACTGGAAAGAAGTTGGGACTAAGAAAGTGGAAAGCACTCCACCAGATGGCATGGAGCTCAAGAAGTGGGAGTATTGA
- the LOC104707426 gene encoding uncharacterized protein LOC104707426, whose translation MKCRSVACLWSRAPPSHRVTATAALTNSPTLYTGGSDGSIIWWSISSSSESNSEVKAIAMLCGHTAPIVDLAVCDPTTTVSGNGVTSDCSDSSNVDPFVNCSALISACTDGVLCVWSRSSGHCKRRRKLPPWVGSPSILCTLPSEPRYVCVGCSYIDIHSLDTVDGGETLADSDFQNRKPSRCTVVVVDTYTLTIIHTVFHGNLSIGYLNFMGVVQLEEQELLLMADSSGRLQLVPVSENSEKDEDVSEPSKGSTLSRNWLNEGEIAISVITRGNLVGFFSKNRGVFWLLNREEAIGEISFVDNSLCSETCSSNFRFKEAMILYSSTSTIEGDGDDRISETFVLWDESGSAVLFVMSYIDGAFTYKNLGEIVTAPDKHSVKSTFCFVQLRQCLLRVESTCCDIEQPSQWRPHITVWSLCLGNGSESEFQRKLLGEGSYFTDWISSSCLDPEGSVSAENGVSHSGSQCSTESDIQTSVSDNGQCVSSSMVISENMYVPYAVVYGFFSGEIEIAKFDFLHGLDSPASSPRSDTDPFVYRQRLLGHTGSVLCLAAHRMFRDTNGCNSSHVLISGSMDCTIRIWDLESGNVVMIMHHHVDPVRQIILAPARTERPWSNCFLSVGDDSCVALSSLETLRVERMFPGHPNYPTKVVWDGTRGYIACLFRSLSRKSDPVDVLYIWDVKTGARERVLHGAASHSMFDHFCAGISEKSHSGAVLNGNTSVSSLLFPVDEERKPFYLKNYERAASLSTSKPSASQENTREESSGASSLLQSIRYPPIKCTCPFPGISTLTFDLSSLAVSCQTHENSDMHKMLEEKNDKPTTQQMTSNEKSPVQKTLDNPAEVVHMDKTIGEYLIRFSLSFLHLWGIDSELDQMLVAHLKLKRPESFTVTSGLQGDKGSLTLAFPGLNATLELWKSSSEFSALRSVMMVSLAQCMISLSHSTATYSSNLVAFYTRNLAEKYPPLLQLLVTFWQDNSEQVRMAARSLFHHTASLAIPLPLCSDHASEHAELVRSLSGISLNEPKMLSTGEEHPANSLGSEHINQAQRLSQAEEAELLSWLESFEMQDWISCVGGTSQDAMAAHIIVAAALSIWYPSLVKPGLAMLVVHKLLNLVMAMSEIYSSTAAELLSEGMETTWKPWIGPDIPRIVSDIFFQIECVSSSAGAHQAVPSSIKETLVEVLLPSLAMADVLGFLSIIESQIWSTASDSPVHVVSLRTLIRVVRAAPRNLVLHLEKVVNFVLQTMDPSNTVMRKTCLQTSMATLREIVLVFPMVILND comes from the exons ATGAAGTGCCGATCCGTGGCTTGTCTATGGTCTCGAGCACCTCCATCTCATCGAGTCACCGCCACAGCCGCTCTGACCAATTCACCGACTCTCTATACCGGTGGATCCGATGGGTCAATCATCTGGTGGAGCATCTCATCTTCCTCCGAGTCTAATTCG GAGGTTAAGGCGATTGCTATGTTGTGTGGCCACACTGCACCAATAGTGGATCTTGCTGTTTGTGATCCTACTACTACAGTTTCAGGAAATGGAGTTACATCAGATTGTTCAGATAGTAGTAATGTGGATCCCTTTGTTAACTGTTCTGCATTGATTAGTGCTTGTACTGATGGTGTGCTGTGTGTATGGAGTAGAAGTAGCGGGCACTGTAAGAGGCGGAGAAAGTTACCTCCTTGGGTGGGAAGTCCATCGATTTTGTGCACTTTGCCATCAGAGCCTAGATACGTGTGTGTTGGATGTTCTTATATCGATATTCATTCACTTGATACTGTTGATGGGGGCGAGACTTTAGCAGATAGTGATTTTCAGAATAGAAAACCGTCGAGATGCACTGTGGTGGTGGTTGATACTTATACTCTTACGATCATTCATACAGTTTTCCATGGAAATTTATCTATTGGTTATTTGAATTTCATGGGTGTGGTTCAGTTGGAGGAGCAGGAATTATTGCTTATGGCAGATTCATCTGGTAGGCTGCAGTTGGTTCCAGTGTCAGAGAACTCTGAGAAGGATGAAGATGTATCTGAACCGAGCAAAGGCTCAACCCTGTCTAGAAACTGGTTGAATGAAGGGGAGATAGCTATATCAGTAATAACCCGAGGGAATCTTGTTGGTTTTTTCTCAAAGAATAGGGGTGTCTTTTGGTTGTTGAACCGCGAGGAGGCAATAGGAGAGATATCATTCGTTGACAATTCTCTGTGTTCTGAAACCTGTTCTTCAAATTTTCGTTTCAAAGAAGCAATGATACTTTACTCTAGTACGTCAACTATCGAAGGTGATGGAGATGATAGAATTTCTGAAACTTTTGTGCTGTGGGATGAAAGTGGTTCTGCTGTGCTGTTTGTTATGTCATATATAGATGGAGCTTTTACATATAAAAACCTCGGTGAGATTGTTACTGCCCCTGATAAGCATTCAGTGAAatcaacattttgttttgtacaGTTGAGGCAGTGTCTTCTTCGCGTTGAGTCTACCTGTTGTGATATTGAACAACCTTCTCAGTGGAGGCCCCATATAACCGTCTGGTCACTATGCCTAGGAAATGGTAGTGAAAGTGAATTTCAGCGTAAATTGCTTGGAGAAGGTTCCTACTTTACTGATTGGATTTCAAGCTCTTGTTTAGATCCTGAAGGCTCGGTTAGTGCAGAAAATGGTGTTTCTCATTCAGGAAGTCAATGCAGTACTGAAAGTGATATACAAACCTCTGTTAGTGACAATGGACAGTGCGTGTCATCTTCCATGGTTATTTCTGAGAACATGTATGTTCCATATGCTGTTGTCTATGGTTTTTTTAGTGGTGAGATAGAAATTgcaaagtttgattttcttcatGGACTTGATTCACCTGCTTCAAGCCCGAGATCAGACACTGATCCTTTCGTCTATAGACAGCGTCTATTGGGGCATACAGGATCTGTTCTATGCTTAGCAGCGCATCGAATGTTTAGGGATACAAATGGATGTAATTCTTCTCATGTTTTGATCTCTGGAAGTATGGACTGTACCATCCGCATTTGGGATCTCGAAAGCGGAAATGTAGTCATGATCATGCACCATCATGTTGATCCGGTGCGCCAGATCATTTTAGCACCAGCTCGAACAGAACGACCGTGGAGCAATTGCTTTCTATCTGTTGGGGATGATTCATGTGttgctctttcttctcttgagaCTTTGCGGGTTGAAAGGATGTTTCCTGGGCACCCAAACTATCCTACAAAAGTCGTTTGGGATGGTACAAGAGGCTACATTGCATGTCTTTTCCGCTCCCTTTCGAGAAAATCAGACCCAGTTGATGTCTTGTACATTTGGGATGTGAAGACAGGTGCTAGAGAACGTGTCCTCCATGGGGCAGCTTCACATTCCATGTTTGATCATTTCTGTGCAGGCATCAGTGAGAAATCTCATTCTGGCGCTGTGCTAAATGGAAATACATCAGTTTCCTCTTTGCTTTTTCCAGTAGACGAAGAGAGGAAACCGTTTTATTTGAAGAACTACGAGCGAGCAGCCTCGTTATCAACATCTAAACCAAGTGCTTCCCAGGAAAATACTAGAGAAGAGAGTTCTGGTGCTTCGTCTCTTCTCCAAAGCATTAGATACCCTCCCATCAAATGCACTTGCCCATTCCCTGGAATATCTACTCTGACTTTCGATCTTTCGTCTTTAGCAGTTTCTTGTCAAACACATGAAAACTCTGATATGCATAAGATGCTAGAAGAGAAGAATGATAAGCCAACTACCCAGCAGATGACTTCAAATGAAAAGTCTCCTGTCCAGAAGACTCTAGATAACCCTGCAGAAGTTGTTCACATGGACAAGACAATTGGGGAATATCTAATTCGATTTAGTTTATCCTTTCTGCATTTGTGGGGTATAGATTCTGAACTTGATCAAATGCTAGTAGCACATCTAAAGCTAAAAAGGCCAGAGAGTTTTACTGTAACCTCCGGTTTGCAGGGGGACAAAGGGTCATTGACATTAGCATTCCCGGGTTTGAATGCAACACTTGAG CTCTGGAAATCATCTTCGGAGTTTTCTGCGTTGAGGTCAGTGATGATGGTGTCGCTTGCTCAGTGCATGATAAGTCTGTCACATTCCACTGCCACATATAGCAG taACTTAGTAGCATTCTACACACGAAATCTGGCAGAGAAATATCCACCGTTACTCCAG CTTTTAGTAACTTTCTGGCAAGATAACAGCGAACAAGTCCGTATGGCTGCTCGGTCTTTATTCCACCACACGGCTTCTTTAGCAATACCTCTTCCATTATGCAGTGATCACGCATCTGAACACGCCGAGTTGGTGAGATCCCTGTCTGGAATAAGTCTGAACGAACCTAAAATGCTTAGCACAGGGGAAGAACACCCCGCAAACAGTCTAGGCTCTGAGCATATCAATCAAGCTCAACGACTTTCTCAGGCTGAGGAGGCCGAACTACTCTCCTGGCTTGAATCTTTTGAAATGCAAGACTGGATTTCTTGCGTTGGGGGAACAAGTCAGGACGCAATGGCAGCTCACATCATTGTTGCCGCTGCCTTATCAATCTGGTACCCAAGCCTAGTAAAACCTGGTCTAGCCATGCTAGTCGTCCACAAATTGTTGAACCTGGTTATGGCCATGAGTGAGATATACAGTTCGACTGCTGCAGAGCTTCTCTCAGAAGGAATGGAGACTACATGGAAACCATGGATCGGACCTGACATTCCTCGGATAGTTTCAGACATATTTTTCCAGATAGAGTGTGTCAGTTCCTCAGCCGGAGCACATCAAGCCGTACCATCGTCTATAAAGGAGACTCTGGTCGAAGTTCTTCTTCCAAGTTTAGCCATGGCAGATGTTCTTGGCTTTCTTAGCATAATAGAGAGCCAAATATGGTCTACCGCTTCTGATTCCCCTGTTCATGTAGTATCTCTCAGGACACTCATCAGAGTAGTCCGTGCTGCTCCGAGAAATCTGGTGCTTCATCTTGAGAAG GTAGTTAATTTTGTTCTTCAAACAATGGATCCAAGCAACACTGTCATGCGTAAAACTTGCTTGCAAACCTCAATGGCTACGCTGAGAGAAATTGTACTTGTATTTCCAATGGTTATCTTAAACGATTGA